From Streptomyces sp. NBC_00683, one genomic window encodes:
- a CDS encoding IS701 family transposase has translation MGAQPVLREHSAPGRHSVSDFSSHVFGYLQRVDQRRWADTYLRGLLSTPGRKTVRHMARTLALPASAPQALQQFVTASPWNWETAQRELARLAVSALSSPAWTIGTVLLEKRGRHSVGVRQHTDLPSGRRVNCQIGIGLFLTDDRSSLPVSWRLLMDDAWCGDLERRRRARIPDRLTPLPARALALDMVTQVAGRGVPGSLPLVFGLDAAWDVTHLALQLAFQRRAFVIEVPASQPVIPVSHPDAPAPVVARPVTAEEGARTARSRYRAAGDRPLSMPVRLASRPGAPAGRQVLQLIAEPSKTEAGFHRYWVTSMRGVGAEQVRSLARRSVTTDATLRHMKDDLGLLDFEGRSFPGWHHHMTLASAAFHFRHLDRLPAPVMEVRSA, from the coding sequence GTGGGAGCACAGCCCGTACTCCGTGAGCACTCTGCGCCCGGGCGGCACTCTGTATCCGACTTCTCCAGTCATGTGTTCGGCTATCTGCAGCGCGTTGACCAGCGGCGTTGGGCGGATACCTATCTGCGGGGGCTGTTGTCCACTCCGGGCAGGAAGACGGTGCGTCACATGGCGCGGACTCTTGCGCTTCCGGCGAGTGCTCCTCAGGCCCTGCAGCAGTTCGTGACCGCCAGTCCCTGGAACTGGGAGACCGCTCAGCGGGAGCTGGCCCGGCTGGCGGTGTCGGCGCTGTCGTCGCCGGCGTGGACGATCGGCACGGTTCTCCTGGAGAAGCGCGGCCGTCACTCGGTGGGGGTCAGGCAGCACACGGACCTGCCTTCCGGGCGCCGGGTCAATTGCCAGATCGGGATCGGTCTCTTCCTGACGGATGACCGCTCGAGTCTGCCTGTCTCCTGGCGGCTCCTCATGGATGACGCCTGGTGCGGGGACCTGGAGCGGCGCCGCCGGGCCAGGATTCCGGACAGGCTGACTCCGCTGCCGGCGCGGGCGCTGGCTCTCGACATGGTCACCCAGGTGGCGGGGCGTGGTGTCCCGGGCTCCCTTCCCCTGGTGTTCGGGCTCGATGCCGCCTGGGATGTCACGCATCTGGCGCTGCAGCTGGCCTTCCAGAGGAGGGCTTTCGTCATCGAGGTCCCGGCTTCGCAGCCGGTCATTCCCGTGTCGCATCCCGATGCCCCCGCACCCGTTGTGGCGCGGCCGGTCACCGCTGAGGAGGGTGCGCGCACGGCGCGGTCCCGGTATCGCGCCGCAGGCGACCGACCGCTCTCCATGCCCGTGCGTCTCGCGTCCCGGCCGGGAGCGCCGGCCGGCCGGCAGGTGCTGCAGCTGATTGCCGAACCGTCGAAGACCGAAGCCGGATTTCACCGCTACTGGGTCACCTCGATGCGGGGTGTGGGAGCTGAGCAGGTGCGCTCTCTTGCCCGCCGGTCCGTGACGACCGATGCCACGTTGCGGCACATGAAGGACGATCTGGGCCTGCTCGATTTCGAGGGCCGGTCGTTTCCCGGCTGGCACCACCACATGACCCTGGCCTCCGCCGCCTTCCACTTCCGGCACCTGGACCGGCTTCCCGCGCCGGTCATGGAGGTGCGAAGTGCCTGA
- a CDS encoding TetR/AcrR family transcriptional regulator: MVRQQRAERTRTALLRAAAEEMDELGYCGASLNRTCALAGVTMGALTFHFPTKDRLADAVIAAGTSSVDAAVRRIPELALSPLGKVRLMLLTVGGLLHHDCVVRAAARLSRELSPSGDWTNAWLPLTEELIAQAQSQGQLRRSLRSADVSRLFAYLCSGIEAQARERAAHPDTGRADDAVHQLVRLWDAVLHGLITAGPDANCSPPHSERP, translated from the coding sequence ATGGTGAGACAGCAGCGAGCCGAGCGGACACGGACAGCTCTCCTGCGAGCCGCCGCGGAGGAGATGGACGAACTCGGCTACTGCGGTGCCTCACTGAACCGGACATGCGCCTTGGCAGGCGTCACGATGGGAGCCCTGACCTTCCATTTCCCGACCAAGGACCGACTGGCGGACGCCGTCATCGCAGCCGGCACGTCCAGCGTCGATGCCGCAGTGCGCAGGATCCCGGAACTGGCTCTGTCACCACTTGGCAAGGTCAGGCTCATGCTGCTCACGGTCGGCGGCCTCCTCCACCACGACTGCGTGGTCCGCGCCGCAGCGCGGCTCAGCCGGGAGCTCTCGCCGTCCGGGGACTGGACGAATGCCTGGCTCCCCCTCACCGAAGAGCTCATCGCCCAGGCACAGTCCCAAGGACAGCTGCGCCGAAGCCTCCGCTCAGCGGACGTGTCCCGGCTCTTCGCCTACCTCTGCAGCGGAATCGAAGCCCAGGCACGGGAGCGGGCGGCGCACCCCGACACCGGGAGGGCCGACGACGCCGTGCACCAACTCGTGCGCCTGTGGGACGCCGTGCTGCACGGGCTGATCACAGCCGGACCGGACGCCAACTGCTCCCCGCCACACAGTGAGAGGCCCTGA
- a CDS encoding zinc-binding dehydrogenase, producing MRALVVDHSAPSRLTMATVPDPEPGPDEVLVKVVATSLNYGELPRDDDVAEGSVPGWDAAGIVEKAAASGRGPRAGQRVVTWGWSGGWAQLRAVSHQELAVLPDELELSRAAALPVAGLTALRALRKATVLPGQRVAITGASGGVGHFAVQLAHLAGAEVYALSTDPTRTGWLTSLGADHVLTHPGQLDSPLDLVLDNVGGDQLAEILGHMNTGGTVISIGATSAAATTLQPYQLVQASLTITGLQAGGDTGNDLAHLAAMAADGRLTVGADTVSSWENAPQLAADLIARRIRGKAVLTVD from the coding sequence ATGCGCGCTCTCGTAGTCGATCATTCGGCACCCAGCAGGCTCACCATGGCCACCGTCCCCGACCCCGAACCCGGACCGGACGAGGTGCTCGTCAAAGTGGTGGCGACCTCGCTGAACTACGGAGAACTACCCAGGGACGACGACGTCGCTGAAGGCTCCGTACCCGGCTGGGACGCAGCAGGCATCGTCGAGAAGGCAGCGGCATCCGGCCGCGGACCCCGAGCAGGACAACGCGTGGTGACCTGGGGATGGTCCGGAGGCTGGGCCCAGCTGCGCGCCGTCAGCCATCAGGAACTGGCGGTCCTGCCCGACGAGCTCGAGCTCTCCCGGGCCGCAGCACTTCCGGTGGCTGGACTCACAGCGTTGCGCGCCCTGCGCAAAGCAACTGTCCTGCCCGGTCAGCGCGTCGCCATCACAGGGGCATCCGGCGGAGTGGGCCACTTCGCCGTGCAACTGGCTCATCTGGCAGGCGCCGAAGTCTACGCACTGTCCACGGACCCGACGCGAACCGGCTGGCTCACCTCACTCGGCGCGGACCACGTACTGACCCACCCCGGCCAGCTCGACTCGCCACTGGACCTCGTACTGGACAACGTGGGAGGAGACCAGCTCGCGGAGATACTCGGCCACATGAACACCGGCGGCACCGTCATCTCCATCGGTGCAACCTCGGCCGCGGCCACCACCCTCCAGCCCTACCAGCTGGTACAGGCGAGCCTCACCATCACCGGCCTCCAGGCAGGCGGCGACACAGGCAACGACCTCGCCCACCTCGCAGCCATGGCTGCCGACGGACGCCTCACAGTCGGAGCCGACACCGTGAGCAGCTGGGAAAACGCCCCACAACTGGCAGCCGACCTGATAGCCCGGCGCATCAGAGGCAAAGCCGTACTGACCGTCGACTGA
- a CDS encoding nucleotidyltransferase domain-containing protein — MDERGLDRDGTIAREGALDRVRAAFVPVVDAARARITETFDSMRLHSAYLYGSIPRGTATPGVSDLDLQLALYGEPTEADRADAKAIEVVLDRAFPQIDGVGILLTSTRLLLSDVDRHDGGFFIACLCTPLLGPDLAEQLPRYRPTALLARETNGDLARVLPRWRAKAAEATTDADRRSLSRFVGRRIVRTGFTLIMPRWDGWTSDLDQSAELFGRYYPERAEQMRVAASAGRVPSPDPALLGMLINDLGSWLAAEYTAMHGEKAPRP, encoded by the coding sequence ATGGACGAACGAGGACTGGACCGCGATGGAACGATCGCACGCGAAGGCGCACTGGACCGAGTGCGGGCAGCGTTCGTTCCCGTCGTCGATGCCGCCCGCGCTCGTATCACCGAGACGTTCGACAGTATGCGCCTGCACAGCGCCTACCTCTACGGAAGCATCCCCCGTGGCACCGCCACCCCTGGAGTCTCCGACCTCGACCTTCAGCTCGCCCTGTACGGTGAGCCCACCGAAGCCGACCGCGCTGACGCCAAAGCCATCGAGGTCGTGCTCGACCGTGCATTCCCGCAGATCGATGGCGTCGGGATCTTGCTGACCAGTACGCGGTTGCTGCTCAGTGACGTCGACCGTCACGACGGCGGATTCTTCATCGCGTGCCTCTGTACCCCGCTGCTTGGCCCTGACCTCGCAGAACAACTGCCCCGGTACCGCCCGACAGCCCTACTCGCGCGGGAGACCAACGGTGACCTTGCCCGCGTGCTTCCACGCTGGCGTGCCAAAGCAGCTGAAGCCACGACGGACGCCGATCGCCGGTCCCTCAGCCGTTTTGTTGGTCGTCGCATCGTCCGCACAGGTTTTACTCTGATCATGCCCCGTTGGGACGGCTGGACCAGCGACCTTGACCAGTCCGCCGAGCTCTTCGGCCGCTACTACCCCGAGCGCGCCGAGCAGATGCGTGTCGCCGCGTCCGCCGGACGTGTGCCCTCACCCGACCCGGCGTTGCTCGGGATGCTGATCAACGACCTTGGCTCTTGGCTCGCGGCCGAATACACAGCCATGCATGGTGAGAAAGCCCCGCGTCCCTGA
- a CDS encoding aminoglycoside phosphotransferase family protein, producing the protein MTDTEIEITADLVRDLLEEQHPDLAGLAIREVAGGWGNQMWRLGDELAVRMQRMDPTPELQLKERRWLPVLAPRLPLPVPMPVRFGEPSERFPKHWTVMTWVPGEPLDHGSISRGDHAADTLAGFLRALHVEAPAEAPIATDRGAHPKNCTDGFENLFQAVVPDDIAADVRAVWDDAVAAHAWGGPRVWVHGDLHPANVVVSDGTLSGIVDFGDMFAGDPAWDLAAAWVLLPSGTASRFFEMYAYADEAAIRRARGLAAMKSLFLMLMGQNGDRGLPGGKPNWGPAGRAALDRVLTGV; encoded by the coding sequence ATGACCGACACCGAGATCGAGATCACCGCAGACCTGGTCCGCGACCTGCTGGAGGAGCAACATCCAGACCTTGCAGGTCTGGCCATCCGCGAGGTGGCGGGCGGTTGGGGCAACCAAATGTGGCGTCTCGGGGACGAGTTGGCCGTGCGCATGCAGCGCATGGACCCCACCCCGGAGCTCCAGCTCAAGGAGCGGCGGTGGCTACCTGTGCTGGCCCCGCGCCTGCCGCTCCCGGTGCCGATGCCGGTGCGGTTCGGCGAACCGTCCGAGCGCTTCCCCAAGCACTGGACCGTGATGACGTGGGTTCCCGGCGAGCCGCTGGACCACGGCTCGATCAGCCGCGGCGACCACGCGGCCGACACGTTGGCGGGTTTCCTCCGGGCGCTCCATGTCGAGGCGCCCGCCGAGGCGCCGATCGCTACGGACCGCGGTGCCCATCCCAAGAACTGCACGGACGGCTTCGAGAACCTCTTCCAGGCCGTTGTCCCCGACGACATCGCTGCCGATGTCCGGGCTGTCTGGGACGATGCCGTTGCCGCCCACGCGTGGGGAGGCCCGCGGGTGTGGGTGCACGGCGACCTCCATCCCGCGAACGTCGTTGTCTCGGACGGAACGCTCTCGGGCATCGTCGACTTCGGTGACATGTTCGCCGGCGATCCGGCGTGGGACCTCGCCGCCGCATGGGTGCTGCTGCCCTCGGGCACGGCCTCACGGTTCTTCGAGATGTACGCGTACGCAGACGAGGCGGCGATCCGGCGCGCCCGCGGGCTGGCCGCTATGAAGAGCCTCTTCCTGATGCTCATGGGGCAGAACGGAGATCGGGGGCTTCCCGGCGGCAAGCCGAACTGGGGACCGGCAGGCCGGGCGGCACTTGATCGTGTTCTGACGGGCGTTTGA
- a CDS encoding vWA domain-containing protein: protein MSESTTAETRSTSRARSTAEASPTAGAQAASPAPGPAARPATPEAAVAALAATGPGLPYLIGVRHHAPSLAAALPALLDAAAPDVLLVELPAEFQPWLGWLAHEETEAPVALAAVPVDGPGPGPAGERGPAFYPFADFSPELVALRWAARNGVPAVACDLPLADRAWAGGRPDTPAPVPGADSAPRPGEGHGLSDALRSRLTGRDGDDLWDRLVEALAPGSTPEALRRAALLTGWALRHEAEARDGVQGTDLVREACMRGHVAEALASGRRPAVVVGAFHTPALLPSAAGAAGGPAPDVPVVPDASAAAPEPGADGHLSGASGTAACTVSLVPYTYPLLDSRSGYPAGIRDPEWQHTVLDAAGDPAALHEALIRTAVRVCAALREQGHPYGPAEGREVVRVAGDLARLRGLPAPGRGELLEAVQTVLGRGETYGTGRAVALALERVLVGARTGRPAPAAPRSGLGPAVEAETAALSLPGPQDTHEKTPRDLRLDPARSTLDRRRELLLRRLTVCGIPYAQEQEVTGAAGTEGLTTRWQVRWTPATAAMLTAAGARGVTPAQAAEGVLRQRHAAERAEGGPTAAQVVRGLTEAAECGLLALADERLTELAAVLPASGTLPELLTGLDLLDRIDADHLPGLAAPEDPSAPDDAATATTVSARASRTAPVAELLTSAAVRQVDGLAGSEEPEDARALLELAQRADRVGGIRLTDALARLAADGTPLIAAAAGAVRVLTGHEEPERFGGRVASWVDGAVDSTSRAALTARLTGVLTVAGPLLTVGVGALDPLLLRVVELDDAAFLARLPALRGGFDTLSPAARDRLLDTVEERLGERVGTLDADDPAELARRTAADLAARELLTGLGLPVPPPAHDDRFPPLSGHPAATRVLTPAPESSTGATPARTLAPADRWRLVLGRRPDQLPPGAARLATALDELYGAGHGEGSRSGMPVPGHGGGSGSRGGREPSFPGVREWSEELAALFGPGIREEVLAAAAVTGRQDVLAELDPAAATPSVELLRTILRYAGGLPEARIAALRPLVRHLVDELTRQLATRLRPALTGTMAARPTRRPGGRLDLPRTLRANLATARRTADGTVQVIPEKPVFRSRVRRSADWRLILVTDVSGSMEASTIWSALTASVLAGVPTLSTHFLAFSTEVVDLTGHVHDPLSLLLEVSVGGGTHIAAGLRHARSLITVPARTLVVVISDFEEGAPLGGLLAEVRALVTTGCHVLGCASLDDAGRPRYSTGVAGQLVAAGMPVAALSPLELARWIGEKTA from the coding sequence ATGAGCGAGTCGACCACCGCCGAGACGCGGTCCACCTCCCGGGCGCGGTCCACCGCCGAGGCGTCGCCCACCGCAGGGGCGCAGGCCGCTTCCCCGGCGCCGGGTCCGGCGGCCCGGCCCGCCACCCCGGAGGCCGCGGTGGCGGCCCTGGCGGCGACCGGACCCGGGTTGCCGTACCTGATCGGGGTGCGCCACCACGCGCCCTCGCTGGCGGCCGCCCTCCCCGCACTGCTGGACGCGGCTGCCCCCGACGTCCTTCTCGTCGAACTGCCCGCCGAGTTCCAGCCCTGGCTGGGCTGGCTCGCCCACGAGGAGACCGAGGCCCCGGTGGCGCTGGCCGCCGTGCCCGTCGACGGTCCCGGGCCCGGCCCGGCAGGCGAACGGGGCCCGGCGTTCTACCCGTTCGCGGACTTCTCGCCCGAACTGGTCGCTCTGCGCTGGGCGGCAAGGAACGGGGTCCCGGCTGTGGCCTGCGACCTGCCGCTGGCGGACCGGGCGTGGGCGGGGGGCCGTCCGGACACCCCCGCCCCCGTCCCGGGCGCCGACTCCGCGCCCAGGCCGGGGGAGGGGCACGGGCTGTCCGACGCACTCCGGTCCCGGCTCACCGGCCGGGACGGCGACGACCTGTGGGACCGACTGGTGGAGGCCCTCGCGCCCGGTTCGACACCCGAGGCGCTACGCCGTGCCGCCCTGCTCACCGGCTGGGCGCTGCGCCACGAGGCCGAGGCGCGGGACGGGGTGCAGGGCACGGACCTGGTACGCGAGGCATGTATGCGCGGACATGTCGCCGAGGCCCTGGCAAGCGGGCGGCGGCCGGCCGTGGTGGTGGGAGCCTTCCACACCCCGGCGCTGCTGCCATCGGCCGCCGGGGCCGCCGGGGGCCCCGCGCCGGACGTGCCGGTCGTTCCGGACGCGTCCGCCGCCGCGCCCGAGCCGGGCGCTGACGGCCACCTGAGCGGCGCGTCCGGAACGGCGGCGTGCACGGTCTCCCTCGTCCCGTACACGTACCCGCTGCTCGACTCACGGTCCGGATACCCGGCCGGCATCCGGGACCCGGAGTGGCAGCACACCGTCCTGGACGCCGCCGGAGACCCGGCCGCGCTCCACGAGGCGCTCATCCGCACCGCGGTCCGCGTCTGCGCCGCCCTGCGCGAACAGGGCCACCCCTACGGCCCGGCGGAGGGCAGGGAGGTCGTCCGGGTGGCCGGTGACCTGGCCCGCCTGCGCGGCCTGCCCGCCCCCGGCCGCGGTGAACTCCTGGAAGCCGTGCAGACGGTGCTGGGGCGCGGCGAGACCTACGGCACGGGCCGCGCCGTCGCCCTGGCCCTCGAACGCGTACTCGTCGGAGCTCGCACGGGACGGCCCGCGCCTGCCGCTCCGCGCAGCGGACTGGGCCCCGCCGTCGAGGCCGAGACCGCGGCGCTCTCCCTCCCCGGCCCGCAGGACACGCACGAGAAGACACCGCGCGACCTACGGCTCGACCCGGCGCGCTCCACCCTGGACCGGCGCCGCGAACTGCTGCTGCGCAGGCTGACGGTGTGCGGCATCCCCTACGCGCAGGAGCAGGAGGTGACCGGCGCGGCGGGCACGGAAGGACTCACGACGCGCTGGCAGGTGAGGTGGACCCCGGCGACGGCCGCGATGCTCACCGCGGCCGGCGCCCGCGGCGTCACCCCGGCCCAGGCGGCCGAGGGCGTGCTGCGGCAGCGGCACGCGGCCGAGCGCGCGGAGGGCGGCCCGACGGCCGCCCAGGTCGTCCGCGGCCTCACGGAGGCCGCCGAGTGCGGGCTCCTGGCCCTGGCCGACGAACGGCTGACGGAACTGGCGGCCGTACTCCCCGCGAGCGGCACCCTTCCCGAACTTCTCACCGGGCTCGACCTGCTGGATCGCATCGACGCCGACCACCTGCCTGGCCTGGCCGCGCCCGAGGACCCCTCAGCCCCGGACGACGCCGCCACCGCCACCACCGTCTCCGCCCGTGCCTCCCGCACCGCGCCCGTGGCCGAACTCCTGACTTCGGCTGCGGTCCGCCAGGTCGACGGCCTGGCCGGCTCCGAGGAGCCCGAGGACGCCCGGGCACTGCTCGAACTGGCCCAGCGTGCCGACCGGGTGGGCGGCATCCGGCTCACCGACGCCCTCGCCCGGCTGGCCGCCGACGGCACCCCGCTGATCGCCGCGGCCGCCGGAGCGGTCAGGGTGCTCACGGGTCACGAAGAGCCCGAGAGGTTCGGCGGGCGCGTCGCCTCCTGGGTGGACGGAGCCGTGGACAGCACCTCCCGGGCCGCGCTCACCGCCCGCCTCACCGGCGTCCTGACGGTGGCGGGCCCGCTCCTGACCGTCGGTGTCGGAGCCCTGGACCCGTTGCTGCTCCGGGTCGTCGAGCTGGACGACGCCGCGTTCCTGGCCCGGCTGCCGGCCCTGCGCGGTGGCTTCGACACCCTGAGCCCGGCCGCCCGGGACCGACTGCTGGACACCGTCGAGGAGCGGCTGGGCGAACGGGTGGGCACCCTCGACGCGGACGATCCGGCCGAGCTGGCCCGCCGGACGGCCGCCGACCTCGCGGCCCGCGAGCTCCTGACAGGCCTCGGCCTGCCCGTCCCGCCACCCGCCCACGACGACCGGTTCCCACCACTGTCGGGCCACCCTGCCGCAACGCGCGTCCTCACACCCGCGCCAGAGTCCTCCACCGGTGCCACCCCCGCGCGGACCCTGGCGCCCGCCGACCGGTGGCGGCTCGTGCTCGGCCGGCGTCCCGACCAACTGCCCCCCGGCGCGGCCCGCCTGGCGACCGCTCTGGACGAGCTCTACGGCGCGGGGCACGGCGAGGGGTCCCGCAGCGGCATGCCCGTCCCCGGTCACGGTGGCGGCTCCGGATCGCGCGGCGGCCGGGAACCGTCGTTCCCCGGCGTCCGCGAGTGGTCCGAGGAACTGGCCGCGCTGTTCGGCCCCGGCATCCGCGAGGAGGTCCTCGCCGCCGCAGCCGTGACAGGCCGGCAGGACGTCCTCGCCGAGCTCGACCCGGCGGCCGCCACCCCCTCCGTGGAACTGCTCCGGACGATCCTGCGGTACGCCGGCGGCCTCCCCGAAGCCCGCATCGCGGCGCTCCGGCCGCTGGTCCGCCACCTGGTCGACGAACTGACCCGGCAGCTCGCCACCCGGTTGCGACCCGCCCTCACCGGCACGATGGCGGCCCGGCCCACCCGCCGCCCCGGCGGCCGGCTGGACTTGCCACGCACGCTGCGTGCCAACCTGGCCACCGCCCGCCGGACGGCCGACGGAACGGTCCAGGTGATCCCCGAGAAGCCGGTGTTCCGCAGCCGCGTCCGCCGGTCGGCCGACTGGCGCCTGATCCTGGTCACCGACGTCTCCGGATCCATGGAGGCGTCCACGATCTGGTCCGCGCTGACCGCCTCCGTGCTCGCCGGGGTGCCGACCCTGAGCACCCATTTCCTGGCCTTCTCCACGGAGGTCGTCGACCTCACCGGCCACGTGCACGATCCCCTGTCCCTCCTGCTGGAGGTGAGCGTGGGCGGGGGCACGCACATTGCCGCCGGGCTGCGGCACGCCCGCAGCCTGATCACGGTGCCCGCCCGCACCCTCGTCGTCGTCATCAGCGACTTCGAGGAGGGCGCGCCGCTCGGCGGACTGCTGGCCGAGGTACGGGCACTGGTGACCACCGGCTGCCACGTCCTGGGGTGCGCGAGTCTCGACGACGCCGGTCGGCCCCGCTACTCGACGGGCGTCGCCGGGCAGCTCGTGGCCGCCGGCATGCCCGTGGCGGCCCTCAGCCCACTCGAACTGGCCCGCTGGATAGGGGAGAAGACCGCATGA
- a CDS encoding AAA family ATPase gives MTNDTTTTMDACTGGVPDRAAAPGREHRQVTLPEDRYATELAFLAAHDSGPRPPGWLLTPRAVVTFVMGSAGEALSLPKDARPAAGVPRRLVIEQKFVGERALVERCVVTLAGERGLLLVGEPGTAKSMLSELLSAAVCGTSALTVQGTAGTTEDQLKYGWNYALLLAQGPTEQALVPSPVLTAMTRGAVARVEEVTRCLPEVQDALVSLLSERRIAVPELAGGEGAQVHAAPGFTLIATANLRDKGVSEMSAALKRRFNFETVGPIGDVDAETALVRRQSRAAVERVGAAYQVDDAVLEALVTAFRDLREGRSVEGWEVERPSTVMSTAEAVSVAGSMGLAAAYFPGDRDVLSLLPGHLLGVVRKDDPADAARLLGYWDGPVRRRAEQGSATWRALWDLRAVLEN, from the coding sequence ATGACGAACGACACCACGACCACCATGGACGCCTGCACGGGCGGTGTCCCGGACCGGGCGGCGGCGCCCGGCCGGGAACACCGCCAGGTCACGCTGCCCGAGGACCGGTACGCCACCGAACTGGCCTTCCTCGCCGCCCACGACTCCGGGCCCCGCCCACCCGGCTGGCTGCTCACCCCGCGCGCCGTCGTCACGTTCGTGATGGGCAGCGCGGGCGAGGCACTGAGCCTGCCGAAGGACGCCCGGCCCGCGGCCGGGGTGCCGCGCCGCCTGGTGATCGAGCAGAAGTTCGTCGGCGAGCGCGCCCTGGTCGAACGGTGCGTGGTCACCCTTGCCGGAGAGCGCGGGCTTCTGCTCGTGGGCGAACCGGGTACCGCGAAGTCCATGCTCTCCGAGCTGCTGTCGGCGGCCGTCTGCGGGACCAGTGCGCTCACCGTGCAGGGCACCGCGGGCACCACCGAGGACCAGCTCAAGTACGGCTGGAACTACGCGCTGCTGCTCGCCCAGGGCCCCACCGAGCAGGCCCTGGTGCCCTCCCCGGTACTCACCGCCATGACCCGGGGGGCCGTCGCCCGCGTCGAGGAGGTCACCCGCTGCCTGCCGGAGGTCCAGGACGCCCTCGTGTCACTCCTCTCCGAGCGGCGGATCGCGGTCCCCGAACTCGCGGGCGGGGAGGGCGCCCAGGTGCACGCGGCCCCCGGGTTCACCCTCATCGCCACCGCCAACCTGCGGGACAAGGGTGTCTCGGAGATGTCCGCCGCGCTGAAGCGGCGCTTCAACTTCGAGACCGTGGGCCCCATCGGGGACGTGGACGCCGAGACCGCGCTCGTGCGGCGCCAGTCGCGGGCAGCCGTCGAACGCGTGGGCGCCGCCTACCAGGTGGACGACGCGGTCCTCGAAGCCCTCGTCACCGCTTTCAGGGACCTGCGCGAGGGCCGCTCCGTGGAGGGCTGGGAGGTTGAGCGCCCCTCCACGGTGATGAGCACGGCGGAAGCGGTCTCCGTCGCGGGCTCCATGGGCCTGGCCGCCGCCTATTTCCCCGGCGACCGGGACGTGCTCTCCCTCCTGCCAGGACATCTGCTCGGCGTCGTCCGAAAGGACGACCCCGCCGACGCGGCACGGCTGCTGGGGTACTGGGACGGGCCGGTGCGCAGGCGGGCGGAGCAGGGGTCGGCCACCTGGCGTGCCCTGTGGGATCTGCGCGCGGTACTGGAGAACTGA
- a CDS encoding DUF4132 domain-containing protein yields MGWVPAGDYEVALEAGQVVCRNGKGRRLKSVPAKLKDDPAVVGLRQLTEWLERHERQCRTDVEQWMVRSLPVPTAVLAQVWPDPAWQAALRDVVVTGADGGVAGFLRDVDPDRGLGLVDLDGDTVRITPDVVSVPHPVLLEDLDDLREFAVELGVRQNVEQLFREVWRRPPGLTPETTSVDTYAGGVFKEVRFLHGRVTQLGYRSRGGYAVCPVVEDGATAEARIWIGEHDGYDDYGTETGPLGWTDPAGRALTAAEVGPVAWSEGMRMAAALYAGRDVEDEERAA; encoded by the coding sequence ATGGGGTGGGTTCCGGCGGGCGACTACGAAGTCGCCCTGGAGGCGGGCCAGGTGGTCTGCCGCAACGGGAAAGGCCGACGGCTGAAGTCCGTCCCGGCCAAATTGAAGGACGATCCGGCGGTCGTCGGACTCCGGCAGTTGACCGAGTGGCTGGAGCGGCACGAACGCCAGTGCCGGACCGACGTCGAGCAGTGGATGGTGCGTTCGTTGCCCGTCCCCACGGCCGTGCTCGCCCAGGTCTGGCCCGACCCGGCATGGCAGGCGGCCCTGCGGGACGTGGTGGTCACCGGCGCGGACGGCGGGGTCGCCGGGTTCCTGCGCGATGTCGACCCCGACCGCGGTCTCGGCCTCGTCGACCTGGACGGCGACACGGTCCGCATCACCCCGGACGTCGTCAGCGTGCCCCACCCCGTCCTCCTCGAAGACCTCGACGATCTGAGGGAGTTCGCCGTCGAACTGGGGGTGCGCCAGAACGTGGAGCAGTTGTTCCGCGAGGTGTGGCGCCGTCCGCCCGGCCTCACCCCGGAGACCACCTCCGTGGACACCTACGCCGGCGGCGTGTTCAAGGAAGTGCGCTTCCTGCACGGCCGCGTCACCCAACTCGGGTACCGGTCGCGCGGCGGATACGCGGTCTGCCCGGTCGTCGAGGACGGCGCCACCGCCGAGGCGCGCATCTGGATCGGCGAGCACGACGGATACGACGACTACGGCACCGAGACGGGCCCCCTGGGCTGGACCGACCCCGCGGGGCGCGCGCTGACGGCCGCCGAGGTCGGCCCCGTCGCATGGTCCGAGGGCATGCGCATGGCGGCGGCACTCTACGCCGGCCGCGACGTGGAGGACGAGGAGCGGGCGGCATGA